The window TTCCCGAAAGGGATCCGACAGTATTGAGGATAAATTCGGCTAAACTTGAACTGTTCGATTGTAATAGTTCTATTAAATATCCTTGATCTATCCCTTGCCCAATTCCTGTCTCGACCTGAAAAGTAGATACAATCCAGTTGTTAATATCACTTAAATAATTGTTTAACTTATCTCCTACATTTCCCAAATCTTTACTAAAACTTGCTACTTGTAAGACTGCAAATGTGAGGAAACCAATCAAGATTAGTAGTGCTGAAATAAGAGAAATCAAAGTACTCAATATTCTATTCAGACCTCTTTTTTCTAACCAATCCCCAATCGGTGTTAATAAAATAGAAAGAAAACCAGCAAGAAAAAGAGGAATTAGTAAACTTTTCCCGATAATCAAGATGAAAACAATTAAACTGATCAAGAGTAAAACCAATAAAGCATTTACAAAAGCTGGCAATTGAAGCTTGGGATCATTCATAGACATAAAAGCAAATTAAGATTAAACTTGAATTACAATTCAATATTAGAATTAAACATGACTTATCAATAAAATAAATTCTATTTTTGAAATTGAAAAATCAAATTCATTGTGAACAACAATAAAGCCAAGTGGATTAAAATTTCTTTTGTAATAAGTATAATTTTATTGTTGATAAAATTTTATTCTTATTATTTAACGAATGCTACTTCCATTCTTACAGATGCTTTAGAGAGTATAGTGAATGTGGTAGCCGCTAGTTTTGCCTCATATAGCATCTATCTTAGTTCACAGCCAAAGGATGATAATCATCCTTACGGACATGGTAAGATCGAGTTTTTTAGTGCAGGAATTGAAGGTGCGTTGATTATGGTAGCTGGTTTTTTTATTATCTATCAGGCAGTGTATAATTTTTTCATTCCGCATGAACTAAATATGTTATTGGAAGGGATGGCATTGATAGGTTTCACAGGTTTAGTAAATGGTATTTTAGGCCTGAAGCTGAAAAGTGAGGGTAGAAAATTGAATAGTCTAACTCTTGAGGCAAGTGGCAAACATTTACTAACTGACACCATTACGAGTTTTGTTTTAATTTTAGGTGTAGCAATTATTTATTTTACTGATTTAATTGTTCTTGACTCTATTCTCTCTATTCTATTTTCATCTTACATCATTTATTCAGGATATTTATTAGTTAGAAAATCAGTGGCAGGATTGATGGACGAGACTAATCCGGAAGCTTTAAAAGAAACTGTTGAAATTTTAAATAAAGAAAGAAAGGATTGCTGGATTGACATTCATAATATGAGAGTTCAGCAATATGGTGGAGATAGACATATTGATCTACACCTTACCTTGCCCTATTACTACGAACTTCAGCAAGTTCATGACGAAGTAGAAATAGTAGAAGAGGCGCTAGAAAATCGATTTGACGGAGCTATTGAAGTTTTTGTGCATGCAGATCCATGTATCCCTGAAAAGTGCTGTCATTATTGTCAACTTAAGACATGCCAAGTAAGAAAGTTTAGTCAAAAATCAAAAATACTATGGAAAGCTAGCAACATGACTAAAAATCAAAAACATTATCATGATTTGGCAGATAATTTATAAGCGATATTTAATAAGCCCTCTTTCACAAAAGCTGTCATCGATTTTTACTTGATAGAAAGGCCTTGCAGACATAATTTCTTCCATTATTGATACGTTTATTTCACTTGTTGATATTTATCAAATCTTTTTATTCTTGAAATAGCCTTATAGTGAGTTTTACACATGATTTTCTTTGATTTTCAAAAAAGAAAGACTGACTTGAAAATTATTGTGTTGAGGGTAGATTATTTACAGAAAAATACCCATTTTTGTTGAAGTTCAACAGATTATAATGTATATTCAACAAAAAAACAGCTATGAACGAGGATAAACAATTCAGACTACTATTGGCCATCTCGTCAATAGTTTGGTTAGTCTTAGTAGGGTTTATAATAGTGTTGTAAGATATTTAAGACTAAAAGCGTTAAGGTCTGTTAATAACAGTTTGCTTTTCAAATGGATTAGATAATTTTAAAAGGGATACATTTTTATGTATCCTTTTTTTCTGAATTCTTTAAAAATTGACCTTAAACCCACCTCGCAGACTTGTCAGTTCTGCGAGGGTAGATTTTTTTTTTCTTTAATGAAAGATCACTATATCAATCCTGCTCTTTTGAGTAGAGCATCAGGTTTTGGTTCTCTTCCACGAAATCTTTTGTACAATATGGATGGATGTGCCCTTCCTCCGGCAGAAAGAATATTTTCTTTAAAAGAATGAGCAGTTTCTTGATCAAAAATTCCCTTTTCTAAGAATAATTCAAAAGCATCCGCATCTAGTACTTCGGCCCATTTGTAACTATAATATCCAGCGGCATAGCCACCTTGGAAAATATGAGAAAAAGAAGTACTCATCAAGGTCTCTTCAACTTCTGGAAGGAGTTCTATGGCTTTCATTTGATTTTTCTCAAATGCTCTTACATCCTCAATTAAATTCGGATCAGTACTATGAAATGCCATATCTAATAATCCGAAACTAATTTGTCTTACAGTTTGATAACCTTGCTGAAAGTTTGCTGCTTTTTTGATTTTTTCTATTAAATCCGCCGGAATACTTTCCCCAGTTTCGTAATGTTTGGCAAATAAATCCAAACATGATTTTTCATAACACCAGTTTTCAAATATCTGCGAGGGCAACTCTACAAAATCCCAATACACACTTGTTCCAGACAAGGATTCGTATTTGCCTTTGGCAAGCATGCCATGAAGCGCATGTCCAAATTCATGGAACAAGGTTGTAACTTCATTAAAGGTCAATAAAGAAGGCTTGGTTTTAGTGGGTTTGGTGAAATTACATACAATTGAGACGTGAGGTCTTTGATCTATTCCATTGATCATTTTTTGACCTCTATAGCTCGTCATCCAAGCTCCATTTCGCTTTCCTGCTCTTGGGAAAAAATCTGCATAAAAGACAGAAATATGATTTCCTTCTTGGTCGGTCACTTCATAGGCGCTTACTTCTGAATGATAAACTGGAATCTCTTTATTTTCTTTAAACTTTATTCCGAAGAGTTTTTCCGCAGTCTTGAATACACCTTCGATAGCATTTTCTAGTTTGAAATAAGGCCTTAGTAACTCATCATCGACCTCGTATTTTTGTTTTTTAAGTTGTTCGGAGTAATAGGCAAAATCCCATTTTTCTAATCTTTCAATTCCGTCTTGCGCTTTTGCAAAAGCTTCTACCTCTTTTACATCTTCAATTGCCTTTGGCTTTGCTTTTTCTAAGAGGTTATTCAAAAATAAAAGTACTGCAGGTCCATTTTTTGCCATTCTTTCTTCCAATACAAAATCAGCATGACTTTGATAACCCAGTAGTTTTGCTCTTTCTGATTTTAGTTTGAGCATGTCGATGATGTATTGTTTATTGTCTAAACTGTCACCTTTTGAAGCTTTGGTATTATAAGCTATGAAAAGCTCTTTACGCAGGGATCTATCAGATGCGTATGTCATAAAAGGCAGGTAACTCGGGAAAGCCAAAGTGAAAACCCACTTTCCTTCTAACCCTTTTTCATCGGCAAGTTGAGCTGCTGCTTCTTTAATTGAGTCAGGTAAGCCGTTCAGCTGACTTTCATTTTCAACTACAAGTTGATATTTGTTGGTTTCTTCTAAGACATTTTCACCAAACTTCAAGCTTAACTGAGAGAGCTCATGATCTATACTTCGAAGTTTGAGTTTTTCCTCTTCGTTAAGTTTTGCACCATTTCTCACAAAAGATTTATAAGTTTTATCTAAAAGTGTAGCCTGCTCCTCAGATAAATTAAGATGGTCTTTTTGGGAATATACTTGATTGATCCTATCAAAAAGCTCCTCGTCCAGTAAAATATCATTTCCATGTGCTGTCAAGAGGGGAGAAATCTCACGTGCCAAAACTTGAATTTCTTCATTTGTTTCGGCAGCATTCAGATTGAAAAAGATCGAGGAAATAAAATTCAATTTAGCACCAGCATTATCTAAAGCTTCAATCGTGTTTTGGAAATCTGGTAAAGCTTGACTCTTAATTAGGTCAATTTCTGATTTGGCAATTTGAATAGCTTCTTTGATAGCTGGTAAAAAATGCCTTGTTTTAATTTGATCAAATGGGGCTGTTTCGAATGGGGTTTTGAATGTTTCCAATAAAGGATTAGTCATCATATTTTATTTAAGTGATTTCAAAAAAGAAACGATTTTAGGAGTACAAAGTTAAAAATAATAGGCTCAAGAAAGGGCATTTTTAAATTTCTCTATCTTTTATTTGTAAACCAACATATAGAATACAAGCCAAGCTATTAGTGGGACTACATAGCCAAAGAGAACCATGGTAAAAGATTTTTTTAAATCTCTTTTGCTGTAAATATGTATTCCTAATGTCAAAAACCAGCAATATATCGCTTCGAAAATATTGATCGTTTTTAAAGGGTAAAAGAATTTGCGATGTAAATCTGAAGTGTCAACAACATTTAATAAGGAGAGAGGATAAAAATCCTTGATTTCTTGTGCTGAAACAGATTCAGCTGGTGAAATGTAAATGAGGAGTTTGATAAGCTCAGGAAGAATAAATACAATCTCAGCTACTAAAGCAAATTTCCACATGGATCTAAATGAAATTTTGTGACCCAGAATAAACACGCCTGTCCAAATAGTAAAACTTGTCAGAGTAAATTTCCAAAGTAATGCAAAAGGTGTCCAAATATAGTCCAAGGCATTAAAAATAAAGAAAAAGGTTAAAGAGCCATCTTGTGCTAATTTTTCATAGCCAGGTATTGATTCAAGAATAATATCATTGGTCACAAATCTGATTGAGATATATAAAAGAACAATGATGACAAAAAATAATCTTTTGTCGAAATTAATTAAGTCTTCGATACGTTGTGCAAGAGGAGAAGTAGGTTTTGCCATTGAATAAAATTTATTATTGCCAAAAGTAAATTTTTGTTTGGAATACCTGATAGTTTTGCGTTGTAAATTGTGATAACCATGAGATTAAAATTATTTATGGGCTGTCTTTTATTTGTTTCGTTTATTGGTCAGCTCAGCGCAGATCAAAATGACAAGAAAGATCAAGCAGAAAGCAGTTCTTCAAGTTCTGAGTATTTACTTTTGGACAAAGGGCTTCAGTTCAGAATAACCGAGGCAGTGAATAGTCTTTAC is drawn from Belliella baltica DSM 15883 and contains these coding sequences:
- a CDS encoding cation diffusion facilitator family transporter — encoded protein: MNNNKAKWIKISFVISIILLLIKFYSYYLTNATSILTDALESIVNVVAASFASYSIYLSSQPKDDNHPYGHGKIEFFSAGIEGALIMVAGFFIIYQAVYNFFIPHELNMLLEGMALIGFTGLVNGILGLKLKSEGRKLNSLTLEASGKHLLTDTITSFVLILGVAIIYFTDLIVLDSILSILFSSYIIYSGYLLVRKSVAGLMDETNPEALKETVEILNKERKDCWIDIHNMRVQQYGGDRHIDLHLTLPYYYELQQVHDEVEIVEEALENRFDGAIEVFVHADPCIPEKCCHYCQLKTCQVRKFSQKSKILWKASNMTKNQKHYHDLADNL
- a CDS encoding M3 family metallopeptidase, whose translation is MTNPLLETFKTPFETAPFDQIKTRHFLPAIKEAIQIAKSEIDLIKSQALPDFQNTIEALDNAGAKLNFISSIFFNLNAAETNEEIQVLAREISPLLTAHGNDILLDEELFDRINQVYSQKDHLNLSEEQATLLDKTYKSFVRNGAKLNEEEKLKLRSIDHELSQLSLKFGENVLEETNKYQLVVENESQLNGLPDSIKEAAAQLADEKGLEGKWVFTLAFPSYLPFMTYASDRSLRKELFIAYNTKASKGDSLDNKQYIIDMLKLKSERAKLLGYQSHADFVLEERMAKNGPAVLLFLNNLLEKAKPKAIEDVKEVEAFAKAQDGIERLEKWDFAYYSEQLKKQKYEVDDELLRPYFKLENAIEGVFKTAEKLFGIKFKENKEIPVYHSEVSAYEVTDQEGNHISVFYADFFPRAGKRNGAWMTSYRGQKMINGIDQRPHVSIVCNFTKPTKTKPSLLTFNEVTTLFHEFGHALHGMLAKGKYESLSGTSVYWDFVELPSQIFENWCYEKSCLDLFAKHYETGESIPADLIEKIKKAANFQQGYQTVRQISFGLLDMAFHSTDPNLIEDVRAFEKNQMKAIELLPEVEETLMSTSFSHIFQGGYAAGYYSYKWAEVLDADAFELFLEKGIFDQETAHSFKENILSAGGRAHPSILYKRFRGREPKPDALLKRAGLI